The following proteins come from a genomic window of Microtus pennsylvanicus isolate mMicPen1 chromosome 22, mMicPen1.hap1, whole genome shotgun sequence:
- the LOC142839752 gene encoding uncharacterized protein LOC142839752 yields MVSEGMLSPDGEEEGEAVTYDDVHINFTEEEWNLLDPSQKNLYKDVMLETYRNLTTIGYIWEEHNSKEHCQHSRRHERHKRTHTGEKPYECNQCGKAFAQHSHLQIHERTHTGEKPYECNQCGKTFAQHSHLQIHERTHTGEKPYECIQCGKAFAGHSHLQSHKRTHTGEKPYECNQCGKTFAQHGHLQIHERTHTGEKPYECIQCGKAFARHDYLQLHKRTHTGEKPYECSQCGKAFAQHSSLKEHKRTHTGEKPYECNQCSKAFSQQSTLQTHKRTHTGEKPYECNQCSKTFSQQSTLQSHKTTHTGEKPYECNQCGKEFGQPRTLQLHKRKHTGEKLYECGQCGKAFVQHSHLQVHKRTHTGEKPYECNQCGKAFARHDHLQLHKRTHTGEKPYACSQCGKAFAQHSSLQKHKRTHTGEKPYECNQCGKTFAQHGHLQIHERTHTGEKPYECIQCGKAFARHDYLQLHKRTHTGEKPYECSQCGKAFAQHSSLKEHKRTHTGEKPYECNQCSKAFSQQSTLQTHKRTHNWRETL; encoded by the exons gcagtgacctatgatgatgtgcatatcaacttcacTGAGGAAGAGTGgaatttgctggatccttcccagaagaatctctacaaagatgtgatgctggagacctacaggaacctcactactatag gatacatttgggaagaaCATAATAGTAAAGAACATTGTCAACATTCTAGAAGACATGAGAG gcataaaagaacacatactggagagaaaccctatgaatgtaatcagtgtggtaaggcctttgctcaacacagtcatcttcaaatacatgaaagaacacatactggagagaaaccctatgaatgtaatcagtgtggtaagaccTTTGCTcaacacagtcatcttcaaatacatgaaagaacacatactggagagaaaccctatgaatgtattcagtgtggtaaggcctttgcaggaCACAGTCATCTTCAatcacataaaagaacacacactggagagaaaccctatgaatgtaatcagtgtggtaagaccTTTGCTCAACACGGCCAtcttcaaatacatgaaagaacacatactggagagaaaccctatgaatgtattcagtgtggtaaggcctttgctcgGCACGAttatcttcaattgcataaaagaacacacactggagagaaaccatatgaatgtagtcagtgtggtaaggcctttgctcaacACAGTTCTCTTAAagagcataaaagaacacatactggagagaaaccctatgaatgtaatcagtgtagTAAGGCCTTTTCTCAACAAAGTACTCTTCAAacccataaaagaacacatactggagagaaaccctatgaatgtaatcagtgtagTAAGACCTTTTCTCAACAAAGTACTCTTCAATCGCATAAAacaacacacactggagagaaaccctatgaatgtaatcagtgtggtaaggaaTTTGGGCAGCCCCGTactcttcaattgcataaaagaaaacatactggagagaaactttATGAATGTggtcagtgtggtaaggcctttgttcaacacagtcatcttcaagtgcataaaagaacacatactggagagaaaccctatgaatgtaatcagtgtggtaaagcctttgcacgaCACgatcatcttcaattgcataaaagaacacatactggagagaaaccctatgcatgtagtcagtgtggtaaggcctttgctcaacACAGTtctcttcaaaagcataaaagaacacatactggagagaaaccctatgaatgtaatcagtgtggtaagaccTTTGCTCAACACGGCCATCTTCAAATACATgagagaacacatactggagagaaaccctatgaatgtattcagtgtggtaaggcctttgctcgGCACGAttatcttcaattgcataaaagaacacacactggagagaaaccatatgaatgtagtcagtgtggtaaggcctttgctcaacACAGTTCTCTTAAagagcataaaagaacacatactggagagaaaccctatgaatgtaatcagtgtagTAAGGCCTTTTCTCAACAAAGTACTCTTCAAacccataaaagaacacata actggagagaaaccctatga